The proteins below are encoded in one region of Oreochromis niloticus isolate F11D_XX linkage group LG6, O_niloticus_UMD_NMBU, whole genome shotgun sequence:
- the usp38 gene encoding ubiquitin carboxyl-terminal hydrolase 38 — MDKILEGLVSSNHSVPVKKAIVKKVVEAAERAVTEDQCQALFTLTTRLILLGEDAFQKQIGSQVLDAYARYHRPEFERFFSKDFVLSLLQQGYGQLDRKDPAIVEYIHCCLRLLISCPSVLEIFSVIQVEVLRMVCERPDPAFCARLSTLLSDFVQCIPRDKSGVLFCQQLVRTISSFHCFASQEQELREYVGQVTKVSALLQNIWKADPATLLPSLQEVFAIIASTDPSFDPSIALASLVQHIPVQMITVLIKSLTTDQNVRDANMTKALCRMIDWLSWPLAQHVDTWVIALLKGLAAVQKFTILIDVTLLKIELVFSRLWYPIVRQGALAVLSHMLLSFQHSPEAFHLVVPHVVDLVQSLRTDGLPTSKAFLLQFTELIHCMMYQYSGFPDLYDNILEAIKDLPKSAEEKIKLVLNQSAWTSQSNSFASGLLKQAGKSETGKTGLVNLGNTCYMNSIIQTLFMATDFRRHVLSLHLNGSNTLMKKLQLLFAFLAHTQRAAYAPRNFLEASRPPWFNMGSQQDCSEYLRFLLDRLHEEEKTLQALDSAKPKAVSPADTSSKDSATTSAQEDNEQTILPLAEAKPGDDTRTLIEKMFGGKLITSICCTLCNCISEKEEPFTDLSLAFCPGTTLQDGPQTQRQSEEPKALCQGSVNGGSEAPEPGSAKAPASNAHFVPVTNEPPLSVPDLVNYFLAPEILDGDNAYFCEKCSSLQRAEKTIKVVSAPEYLILTLLRFSYDAKCHVRRKILDNVTIPPLIRLPVHDPSIPTQCSSSTSSPLQVDSPESSENLAKKLKSSQHDEEEEKARIDGAEEMSRAIQSVPYVLSSVVIHSGISSESGHYYSYGRNINGTDGAQHPDNQYGIKEDLGNAQAESSLYTCSAPSLPREQSETLPNSSQEAKDWLLFNDSRVTFTSFQSVQNITNRFPKDTAYVLMYRKQELPGQSLNGGLMANGMRLSAEPPLQKELLDAIIKDNKLYLQEQELSARTQALQAPSSSCSFRPNGSDDNNPPGSCGPSGGGGGGGGGFNTISRLVF, encoded by the exons ATGGACAAGATTTTGGAGGGCCTGGTGAGTTCCAATCACTCTGTTCCAGTGAAGAAGGCCATTGTGAAGAAGGTAGTGGAAGCAGCTGAGAGAGCAGTGACAGAGGATCAGTGTCAGGCACTATTCACACTCACCACCCGCCTCATCTTGCTCGGCGAAGATGCCTTCCAGAAGCAAATTGGCTCCCAGGTTCTTGACGCCTATGCACGCTACCACCGCCCAGAGTTTGAGCGTTTCTTCAGCAAAGACTTCGTCCTCAGTCTGCTCCAGCAGGGCTACGGCCAGCTGGACCGCAAAGACCCCGCCATAGTAGAATACATTCACTGCTGCCTGCGGCTGCTCATCAGCTGCCCCTCGGTGCTGGAGATTTTTAGTGTGATCCAGGTGGAGGTTTTAAGGATGGTGTGTGAACGACCTGATCCCGCTTTCTGTGCCCGGCTGAGCACTTTGCTGTCAGACTTTGTGCAGTGCATCCCGAGAGATAAGTCGGGTGTTCTGTTCTGCCAGCAGCTGGTGAGGACCATCAGTTCCTTCCACTGCTTTGCTAGCCAAGAGCAGGAGCTGAGAGAGTATGTTGGTCAGGTGACAAAAGTTAGCGCACTGCTACAGAACATCTGGAAGGCTGACCCAGCCACGCTGCTGCCCTCACTCCAGGAGGTCTTTGCTATTATCGCCTCCACAG ACCCTTCCTTCGACCCATCCATTGCACTGGCCAGCCTGGTTCAGCATATCCCTGTCCAGATGATCACAGTGCTTATCAAGAGCCTCACCACAGACCAGAACGTCAGAGACGCAAACATGACTAAAGCACTCTGCAG GATGATTGACTGGTTATCTTGGCCTCTTGCCCAACATGTAGATACCTGGGTCATCGCTCTGCTGAAAGGCCTGGCTGCTGTTCAGAAGTTCACTATCCTCATAGATGTCACTCTGCTTAAAATTGAACTG GTATTCAGTCGTCTGTGGTACCCCATTGTGCGGCAGGGGGCGCTGGCTGTGCTCTCTCACATGCTGCTGAGTTTCCAGCACTCTCCCGAGGCCTTCCATTTG GTTGTTCCACATGTAGTAGATCTAGTTCAGTCCTTAAGGACAGATGGGCTTCCCACTAGCAAAGCGTTCCTGCTGCAGTTCACTGAGCTCATACACTGCATGATGTACCAGTACTCTGGCTTCCCTGACCTTTATGACAACATACTGGAGGCCATCAAG gaTCTACCAAAATCTGCAGAAGAGAAGATCAAGCTGGTGTTGAATCAAAGTGCCTGGACGTCTCAGTCCAACTCATTTGCCTCTGGTCTGCTGAAGCAAGCTGGGAAGTCTGAGACGGGCAAAACGGGCTTAGTCAACTTGGGGAACACCTGCTACATGAACAGCATCATCCAGACCCTTTTTATGGCCACAGA TTTCAGGAGGCATGTTTTATCGTTGCATCTAAATGGTTCCAACACACTAATGAAAAAGCTTCAGCTTCTCTTTGCTTTCCTCGCACACACTCAG AGGGCGGCCTATGCTCCCAGAAACTTCTTGGAAGCGTCTCGGCCCCCCTGGTTCAACATGGGTTCTCAGCAGGACTGTTCAGAGTACCTCAGATTTCTTTTAGACAG GTTACACGAGGAGGAGAAAACCCTTCAGGCACTGGATTCAGCTAAACCAAAAGCTGTCTCCCCAGCCGACACAAGCTCCAAAGACTCTGCAACAACGTCTGCTCAGGAAGACAATGAACAGACCATTTTGCCTCTAGCAGAGGCCAAACCTGGGGATGACACAAGGACTTTGATAGAAAAGATGTTTGGAGGGAAGCTAATCACGAGCATTTGCTGCACGCTGTGCAACTGCATCTCTGAGAAAGAAGAACCTTTTACAGACCTCTCTTTGGCCTTTTGTCCAGGTACCACTTTACAGGATGGCCCTCAAACCCAGAGGCAATCAGAAGAGCCCAAAGCTCTCTGTCAGGGATCTGTCAATGGTGGCAGCGAAGCTCCTGAGCCAGGCTCGGCCAAAGCTCCAGCTAGCAATGCCCATTTTGTGCCAGTAACAAATGAGCCTCCTCTCTCCGTGCCTGACCTGGTGAATTATTTTCTGGCTCCGGAAATCCTCGACGGAGACAACGCCTATTTCTGCGAGAAGTGTAGCTCCCTCCAGCGGGCAGAGAAGACCATTAAAGTGGTGTCTGCCCCTGAGTACTTGATTCTCACTCTGCTGCGATTTTCATATGACGCCAAATGCCATGTCCGTAGGAAGATTCTTGATAATGTCACCATCCCACCGCTGATCAGACTTCCTGTACACGACCCTTCCATACCTACACAGTGTTCTTCTTCTACCTCGTCTCCTCTGCAAGTGGATTCTCCTGAGAGCAGCGAGAATCTGGCCAAGAAACTCAAATCGTCGCAACAcgatgaggaagaggagaaggcgAGGATAGATGGAGCAGAGGAGATGAGCAGGGCGATTCAGTCGGTCCCCTATGTCCTCAGCTCGGTCGTAATACATTCTGGTATATCGTCTGAGAGCGGCCACTATTACTCTTATGGTCGTAATATTAATGGAACAGATGGAGCACAGCATCCAGACAACCAGTACGGCATCAAAGAGGATTTAGGGAACGCCCAGGCCGAGTCCAGCCTCTACACCTGCTCAGCTCCCTCGCTTCCACGTGAACAAAGCGAAACGCTGCCTAATAGTAGCCAGGAGGCAAAAGATTGGCTGCTCTTCAATGATAGCAGAGTAACGTTCACATCCTTCCAATCAGTGCAAAACATTACTAATCGCTTCCCCAAGGACACCGCTTATGTGCTCATGTACAGGAAACAGGAGCTACCAGGGCAAAGCTTAAATGGGGGACTAATGGCAAATGGAATGAGACTGAGTGCCGAGCCTCCTCTGCAGAAAGAACTACTGGATGCTATTATCAAAGACAACAAGCTCTATTTACAG GAGCAGGAGCTCAGCGCTCGGACCCAGGCTCTTCAGGCCCCGTCATCCTCCTGCTCATTCAGGCCCAACGGTTCAGATGACAATAACCCACCGGGGAGCTGCGGCCCatctggaggaggaggaggaggaggcggaggcTTCAATACCATTAGTAGACTGGTCttctga